Proteins encoded in a region of the Triplophysa dalaica isolate WHDGS20190420 chromosome 10, ASM1584641v1, whole genome shotgun sequence genome:
- the LOC130430648 gene encoding LOW QUALITY PROTEIN: zinc finger BED domain-containing protein 4-like (The sequence of the model RefSeq protein was modified relative to this genomic sequence to represent the inferred CDS: inserted 2 bases in 1 codon), which produces MDTRRKTRLSVVWDYYSQPTPGKAVCNTCKDVISMGATLTKSVNTSNLWSHLRIHHHYLYKSAETKKLESQQDAVTPTTCQPTINCMFQRRKKWTNMDDRSTQMDKLITEMIVTDNQPFTVVSDVGFKRLMDVAEPRYVLKSEKYYRTEKLPAIYEKVVSKIKTLILPENAGFSLSFTTDCWSGSTESMMSLTCHFIDNEWNRRQVVLNTRVMHGSHTGDYIKDTFLQMLEEWKITKDRVALVLRDNGANMVKGLRLADIPDLSCTAHSLQLVVNDGLSSQRAVIDVIAILKKCVTHFQHSILAKQRLRNIQRDLGLPXKRALSIYSGEHGGFTCPAAHQWDIVSNLVETLIPIEEVTLEVSYSNASVSSIIPCVTVLKMLLEDEGPSTQGIKTLRDVMRESLIKRFAKIQQLKTVVLPCLLDPRYKSHAFSSTSTLNQAKEWLKEDLEETERANQEQQADGEGPTAQDQTPKRQRREETPCHVRIDKIFSSLLGNHTDDPSAEDRIEDELHQYLKEPVIDRHKDDPLQWWRQNEGRFKLLAKKARKFLGAPPSSVPSERVFSEVSAIYEKRRSKLTGEHAEQLCFLHHNLVLLNWDY; this is translated from the exons ATGGATACACGAAGAAAAACAAGATTAAGTGTGGTGTGGGACTACTACTCTCAACCAACACCAGGGAAGGCAGTGTGCAATACATGTAAAGATGTTATCAGTATGGGTGCTACACTGACAAAAAGTGTGAATACTTCAAACCTATGGTCCCATCTTCGAATACATCACCATTACTTGTATAAATCTgcagaaacaaagaaacttgaatCTCAGCAGGATGCTGTAACACCCACAACATGTCAGCCTACAATAAATTGCATGTTTCAGAGACGAAAGAAATGGACAAATATGGATGACAGATCAACACAAATGGACAAATTGATCACAGAAATGATAGTAACTGACAACCAACCATTCACAGTTGTCTCTGATGTCGGATTTAAGCGACTCATGGATGTGGCAGAACCACGATATGTGCTTAAAAGTGAGAAGTATTACCGCACTGAGAAGCTGCCAGCAATCTATGAAAAGGTTGTAAGCAAGATAAAAACCTTGATTCTGCCAGAGAATGCTGGCTTCTCACTCTCCTTTACAACGGATTGCTGGTCAGGATCAACAGAGTCAATGATGAGCCTAACATGCCATTTCATTGACAATGAATGGAACAGAAGGCAGGTTGTTTTAAATACCAGAGTAATGCACGGATCCCATACAGGGGACTACATCAAAGACACATTTCTGCAAATGCTGGAGGAATGGAAAATTACCAAAGACAGAGTAGCTCTTGTTCTGCGAGATAATGGTGCCAACATGGTGAAGGGCTTGAGGCTTGCTGATATTCCAGACCTTAGCTGCACAGCACATTCGTTGCAGCTGGTGGTGAATGATGGTCTGTCCAGCCAAAGAGCTGTGATAGATGTGATTGCCATCCTAAAGAAATGTGTCACTCACTTCCAACATTCCATCTTGGCTAAGCAGCGTCTGAGAAACATCCAAAGGGACCTTGGCCTACC GAAGCGTGCTCTGAGCATCTACTCTGGGGAACATGGCGGTTTTACATGCCCAGCTGCTCACCAGTGGGACATTGTGTCCAATTTGGTTGAAACACTCATCCCCATTGAAGAAGTGACACTAGAGGTAAGCTACAGTAATGCATCTGTGTCCAGCATCATTCCCTGTGTGACAGTGCTTAAGATGCTACTTGAAGATGAAGGGCCATCAACACAGGGCATCAAAACACTGAGGGATGTAATGAGGGAGAGCCTAATCAAACGATTTGCCAAAATTCAACAATTAAAAACTGTGGTTCTGCCATGTCTTTTAGATCCACGTTATAAGAGTCATGCATTCTCCTCTACCTCTACACTTAACCAGGCCAAAGAATGGCTTAAAGAAGATTTAGAAGAAACTGAGAGAGCCAATCAAGAGCAGCAGGCTGATGGAGAGGGTCCCACTGCACAAGACCAAACCCCTAAAAGGCAAAGGAGAGAAGAGACACCCTGCCATGTCCGAATAGACAAGATCTTTAGTTCTCTTCTTGGCAACCACACTGATGATCCGTCGGCTGAGGACAGGATTGAGGACGAGTTACATCAGTACCTCAAAGAGCCAGTGATTGACAGGCATAAGGATGATCCACTCCAGTGGTGGAGACAGAATGAAGGGCGGTTCAAGCTACTTGCCAAAAAAGCACGAAAATTTCTTGGCGCACCACCCTCATCAGTCCCAAGTGAGCGTGTCTTCAGTGAAGTGTCTGCAATTTACGAAAAGAGACGAAGCAAGCTCACTGGAGAGCATGCAGAGCAGCTCTGCTTCCTGCACCACAACCTGGTGTTGCTGAATTGGGACTACTAA
- the LOC130430647 gene encoding uncharacterized protein LOC130430647: protein MCNTTRGQKNDATQGKLRNELEKILYHISSCLEDISAWMKGHHLQLNPAKTELLVFLAHPTVQHDLNIHLGTTTVTPSKTARNLGVIFDEQLSFNDHIAKTTRSCRYALSNIRKIRPYLTEHAAQLLVQALVISRLDYCNALLAGLPAKAIKPLQLVQNAAARLVFQQPKRVHVTSLFISLHWLPVAARIRFKSLMLAYRTITGSAPAYFHTLLHSYTPSRSLRSANQRRLVLPSHKGSKSLSCLFSFTTPSWWNILPNSVRSTTSLTTFKKLLKTHLFCE from the exons ATGTGTAACACTACCAGAGGACAGAAGAACGATGCCACACAGGGGAAACTGAG aAATGAACTGGAGAAAATCTTGTATCACATTTCatcctgcctcgaggacatctcagcttggatgaaagggcatcacctccagctgaaccctgccaagaccgaactactcgtgtttctggcacaccctacggtccaacacgatctcaacatccatctAGGCACTACCACAGTCACTCCTTctaaaacagccaggaaccttggagtcatatttgatgaacagctgtccttcaatgatcacattgcaaagacaacacggtcatgccgatatgccttatccaacattagaaagatcagaccctatctcacggagcatgcggcacaactccttgtccaggccctggtaatctcaaggttggactactgcaatgctctccttgctggtcttcctgcaaaggctatcaaaccacttcagctggttcagaacgcagcagcacgcctcgtcttccaacagcccaaaagggttCACGTGACttcccttttcatctctcttcattggctaccggttgcagcccgtatcagattcaagtcactaatgcttgcctacaggactatcactggatctgcaccggcttacttccacactctcctgcactcctacaccccatcaagatccctgcgttcagcaaaccagcggcgtcttgtattgccttcccataagggcagtaaatcccTTTCCTGCTtgttctcattcacaactccttcctggtggaacattcttcctaactctgtccgttcaaccacatctctcacaacatttaaaaaactacttaaaacccatctcttctgtgaa